In Cotesia glomerata isolate CgM1 linkage group LG1, MPM_Cglom_v2.3, whole genome shotgun sequence, one genomic interval encodes:
- the LOC123275371 gene encoding uncharacterized protein LOC123275371 isoform X2, which produces MSHPQSAQGNNNLPQGDCSACCSNEINTHQVHQAQNPVNTNMPIIPTMVPSQLMQYPVAQQPPNIPPPVQGQPLALYAYPTIMLQPNYGYQPASHFLTGNPPNIPASNPINTVPNVPQSLHYNQPETVAQAPPNPIPPPVIPKNTVPCKKKSRPHALTSIVNPQTGENVAKSIYQEVEAESYSESTYSEYLQIGAEYASDVSREETPTPESEPITPESSPSVKHTQPKSPSVNPKSPPKNYQSSTQPQPQYTFAPNNAQTTVIQSRIQPNSSHQHSAPQSSQHSISTCDQSCNQYYDSYQHYPQPVAVNPQYQAPPVNILNQIPQNYPQQVVSNVPYNQNAQWINQQSSYAGSHQQHYSQVNYQQPISAQPQNYPMSDQVYNRNNQAYGMAVNTHGRSSTGHQRLPEAYPRRTATNYQHDLTAYSRESSHARNQLYNLPVHVNHQHSAYRNTQQMVQESSQTAIVYHQTPAPPNNCDQTALISSQQYVSATHTQQTVTATSPQVVISHTNQQTYPANSQQNILHNYYRGAAPNIPAQQILPQYRLTGQEQLPQDSRKPIPSPQSSVNTNQNLPAPNYPPQQANYQLVPIPVQDNQRTNQQPSCSLPESNYQAPINQINQYQSTRKYHHNQNRRNEGYSKSKNNSNQRTFSGQSYSGDKPPAAMSSTPQTTILKHSAAPEVEPNPVKVQSKSYVTFQDNTRPENIHSHNASTSYAASRSFHRNMGRMSQYPQPPLRPPRPSNPQYQSYSRGPHAQSLPAYNSGPRECNSVNTGTIYKQSGNLNVSFALTNKPVSPTTHQDAPRTILGRPEQGSDQQIKKMRQSLSPNFTYDSEVQKSLENTAINPPERLAQNDQQQQQQQQQQQSFNLKQWLDSSETSVATSSGSLKNDSTLIIQPSEKEKSLPEPVVEKTNERPVNINVPDAPQTSKSSTPVAINQQEVKQNQPEKIPSLSSLDTAGSIKIISSGSTTKNEPKETKGDSSSSSTSKEIKKDSQISVKSKDLSVDSQKSESQSKLSYSSILAASGSKTAPTPAWNDLVTYKKVENKDTGTIPKTSKPLDGQSNFNREQQTLKNTEDKLKKSKSKSKKKNRYKYSDSEWSGCHENDFTTERRENYVETPMESKQELNEKSLSSLSNTSTKSQPVSSNKLQEPVVESKQFELDKKSSSSPNNLKETRPVSVTGLQKETVELKQVESDKKSSSSSSPNNLKETRPGFSTGQKQTVELIQVESDEKSSASTSKETRPVSSTEIKEQTEESKTSKVNKPPSISSGTPNKIRVVPLSDLQEQPKNSKQLKAEKKSASGSKKNRAGPWRESQEKSVDSIVQELDQKPSTSSNTSKKIKILSASEIKKQIALSEAEQLALNLEPLSLFRDFGKKKKTSNQEAVELDQTRLHELEVQLQRIRSYSPSPPPPSSSNTTAQLIPSSELQKQASEDPEKEEKREILEEFLEDPLNDALKDTIFPQDHQIFQVLVDQNKEIVIDEVYDVYTKKGMSKFRAEVDEKSQMSDPQLIKSFFLQKFTFLSPSQIDNLDTVKESAEIVSEVVITPKITADKNESDVKYYNKDVTITSKIVLDDPGFKICTEESTADKSEEISQLEFQKNEKNLLDHLECNPETPIHIIPEYNIEKNIESKPKVEDNVEESEVKPPEETLSSNSCSIKIIQYSREFLIRLRNSPYSKIRPSNLPDMEVINHKSNYEINYSTPVNLRAFPEPSFKVPEYFNPFSFRQFSSKTILPSRANTPEIKVKSSEPPMIYFKLSQPEDVALRKIKNAWKPSFTKNNSSEAGDRENSESVYKKVRSVLNKLTPEKFAKLVGQIKDIEIENEEALQKIIDLVFNKAIAEPNFAVGYASMCNELSHLKIRNSNMNDKKNFRQFLIDRCQAEFEKAAFDEAIKQQKLEEIKRCTDPEEKKKLQLSLEEYDYQIRKRSVGIVKFIGELFKNKMLTQNIMQKCMSQLLSTPDEERLECLCKLLTTIGKLFEEKISLEIYIKQLKNLAKQNTEYKISSRIRFMIQDVVELRLNNWVSRRSDSNPTTMDQLQRDVEQEERKNRNDRTPYQNRQQNDRITPQSTSRNEDLFTPKETYSNRQRGYLNSGRRNSRASSRPESERRSPSKPRTGINLSIKPQLEDTNVLGNRNAYIWNKTPAMHTPTETYNPYSLLDTPNLTVDRDRLSVNITGTRSAGPKEYRSNSSWRGRSSYSSTHSQSSSLKRESLSIKTISPSIQSTKNLFQPEFKSQSSLPFVSSSKSSSNSSNVSNKLQKTGREEEAKDYSKVFNDILDCCYNSTDAAFIKDIEDVLNELETSAFARFLQETTLRVFEDSCSKVLTRYSLMLSHMIKIKFISFLLFQTEYQKLLETVDDMILDIPHCLTHISQLLLEMLISGLHPFAELKQTLSSLKNKEHRRKILGELLSLLRNSQGSEWLVDKWSKSELLWTDFVDLNGEQLDGFINMYKLDCLVDVCNNPERIISSTELSLTEIQNHLVGVLSIDDFDNVVSWISVNVGARSKHPQFVRNLVTSILRISIEQNGESWKLNEEMFNKLLKYIQRYVDANFQLELQCLYAIQAYIHELQHPQGVLARIVSILCTESIIADETFLAWRESTEETEVQGRGTVISALRSFFENLSLLLESDKLGDKT; this is translated from the exons TCCACCGAATATTCCTGCGAGTAATCCAATTAATACGGTGCCTAATGTTCCCCAATCACTCCATTATAATCAACCAG AAACAGTTGCACAAGCACCGCCGAACCCGATACCACCTCcggtaattccaaaaaatacagtaccatgtaaaaaaaaatctagaccACATGCGCTAACCAGCATAGTCAATCCACAAACGGGAGAGAATGTAGCAAAATCCATTTATCAAGAAGTGGAGGCTGAAAGTTATAGTGAATCTACGTACTCAGag tATTTACAGATAGGTGCTGAATATGCATCGGACGTAAGTAGAGAAGAAACTCCTACGCCAGAATCCGAGCCAATCACGCCGGAGTCATCTCCATCAGTTAAGCATACACAGCCAAAGTCACCGAGTGTCAATCCGAAGAGTCCACCGAAAAACTATCAATCAAGTACACAACCTCAGCCTCAGTATACATTCGCACCAAATAATGCTCAAACGACTGTTATTCAGAGTAGAATCCAGCCCAATTCTAGTCATCAACACAGTGCTCCGCAGAGTAGTCAGCATTCAATTTCTACCTGCGATCAATCGTGCAACCAATACTATGACAGTTATCAACACTATCCACAGCCCGTAGCTGTTAATCCTCAATATCAAGCCCCCCCTGTTAATATTCTCAATCAAATTCCACAAAATTATCCCCAGCAAGTAGTTTCTAATGTTCCGTACAATCAAAATGCCCAGTGGATTAACCAACAGAGTAGTTATGCTGGCAGCCACCAGCAACATTATTCACAAGTTAACTATCAACAACCTATCAGTGCTCAACCTCAAAATTACCCCATGAGTGATCAAGTTTATAACAGAAATAATCAAGCATACGGAATGGCGGTGAATACTCACGGACGGAGTTCTACAGGTCATCAGCGATTGCCTGAAGCGTACCCACGACGTACTGCCACCAATTATCAACACGATTTAACAGCATACAGTCGAGAGTCTAGTCATGCACGTAATCAACTGTACAATTTACCAGTACACGTTAATCATCAACATTCTGCTTATAGAAACACTCAACAGATGGTTCAAGAAAGCAGCCAAACTGCAATTGTTTATCACCAAACACCAGCTCCACCTAACAATTGTGATCAAACTGCTTTAATATCTAGTCAGCAATATGTTTCAGCAACTCACACTCAACAGACTGTTACTGCAACATCACCTCAAGTTGTTATTTCACATACTAATCAGCAAACTTATCCTGCTAATTCTCAGCAAAATATTCTACACAATTATTATCGAGGAGCTGCGCCGAATATTCCAGCTCAGCAGATTCTACCTCAATATAGATTAACTGGTCAAGAACAACTTCCACAGGACAGTAGAAAACCTATTCCTTCTCCACAAAGTTCTGTGAATACAAATCAGAATCTTCCTGCACCTAACTATCCTCCTCAACAAGCAAACTATCAACTTGTTCCTATCCCTGTGCAAGACAATCAAAGAACTAATCAACAACCTAGTTGCAGTCTTCCTGAAAGCAATTATCAAGCTCCAATAAATCAGATAAATCAATACCAAAGCACCAGAAAGTATCATCACAACCAAAATAGGCGAAACGAAGGTTATTCCAAGtcgaaaaataattctaaccaGAGAACATTTTCAGGGCAAAGTTATAGTGGAGATAAACCACCTGCGGCGATGAGCTCGACACCTCAAACTACAATATTAAAGCATTCTGCAGCACCTGAAGTAGAACCGAATCCTGTAAAAGTTCAATCCAAATCATATGTGACGTTTCAAGATAATACTAGGCCAGAGAATATTCATTCACATAACGCTAGTACGTCGTACGCTGCTTCGAGATCTTTTCATCGAAATATGGGGAGAATGTCACAGTATCCGCAACCTCCACTAAGACCACCTAGGCCTTCTAACCCACAATATCAATCTTACTCAAGAGGTCCTCATGCGCAGAGCTTACCGGCTTATAATTCAGGGCCTAGAGAGTGCAATTCTGTGAACACTGGGACTATTTACAAACAATCTGGTAACTTGAATGTCTCTTTTGCATTAACTAACAAGCCTGTATCACCAACAACACATCAGGATGCTCCGAGAACTATTTTAGGACGACCTGAGCAAGGTTCAGATCAGCAAATTAAAAAGATGCGGCAGTCTTTATCACCAAATTTTACATACGATTCAGAAGTTcaaaaaagtttagaaaacACTGCTATAAATCCGCCAGAAAGATTAGCACAAAATgatcaacaacaacaacaaca acaacaacaacaacaaagcTTCAATTTAAAACAGTGGTTGGATTCGTCGGAAACTTCTGTAGCAACCAGCTCTGGGTCACTTAAAAATGACTCGACTCTCATCATTCAGCCCAGTGAAAAAGAGAAATCTTTACCAGAACCGGTAGTGGAAAAAACTAATGAACGTCCGGTGAATATTAATGTTCCAGATGCACCTCAAACTTCAAAATCTTCAACACCAGTTGCAATTAATCAGCAAGAAGTTAAACAGAACCAACCTGAAAAAATACCATCTTTAAGTTCTCTTGATACTGCTGGCTCAATAAAGATTATTTCAAGTGGTTCTACTACTAAAAATGAACCTAAAGAGACTAAAGGAGATTCTTCAAGTAGTTCTACTTCTAAagagattaaaaaagattcacaaATAAGTGTAAAATCTAAAGATTTATCGGTAGATTCTCAAAAATCCGAAAGTCAATCTAAATTAAGCTATTCATCAATTCTTGCGGCAAGTGGGAGTAAAACTGCACCAACTCCAGCATggaatgatttagtaacataTAAAAAAGTTGAGAACAAAGATACTGGTACAATTCCAAAGACGTCAAAGCCTCTAGACGGTCAAAGTAACTTTAATCGAGAGCAACAAACTCTGAAGAACACCGAGGATAAACTTAAAAAGTCTAAaa gtaagAGTAAAAAGAAGAACAGATATAAATATTCAGATTCTGAATGGTCTGGTTGCCATGAAAATGATTTTACTACGGAGAGACGTGAAAATTATGTAGAAACGCCGATGGAATCAAAACAAGAGTTGAATGAGAAATCACTATCATCATTATCAAATACTTCAACAAAATCTCAGCCTGTATCTTCGAACAAACTTCAAGAACCAGTTGTGGAATCAAAACAGTTTGAGttggataaaaaatcatcatcatcaccaaataatttgaaagaaaCTCGACCAGTATCTGTGACTGGGCTTCAAAAAGAAACTGTGGAATTAAAACAGGTTGAGTCAGACAaaaaatcatcatcatcatcatcaccaaataatttgaaagaaaCTAGACCAGGATTCTCGACCGGACAAAAACAAACTGTGGAATTAATACAGGTAGAGTCAGATGAAAAATCATCAGCAAGTACGTCGAAAGAAACTAGACCAGTATCTTCGACCGAAATTAAAGAACAAACTGAAGAATCAAAAACGTCGAAGGTGAATAAACCACCATCAATATC ATCAGGTACTCCAAATAAAATTCGAGTAGTGCCTTTGAGTGATCTTCAAGAACAACCTAAGAATTCAAAGCAGTTGAaggcagaaaaaaaatcagcgagtggttcaaaaaaaaatcgagcTGGGCCTTGGAGAGAATCTCAAGAAAAATCTGTGGATTCAATAGTTCAGGAGTTGGATCAAAAACCATCGACGTCGTCTaatacttcaaaaaaaattaaaatattatctgcgtctgaaattaaaaaacaaattgcgCTGTCGGAAGCAGAACAGTTAGCGTTAAATCTAGAACCATTATCATTATTCAGAGActttggcaaaaaaaaaaaaacctcaaATCAAGAAGCAGTAGAATTAGACCAAACAAGATTACATGAGTTGGAGGTACAATTACAGAGGATACGATCATACTCACcatcaccaccaccaccatcaTCATCGAATACGACAGCTCAATTGATACCTTCGAGCGAACTTCAAAAACAAGCTTCGGAAGATCccgaaaaagaagaaaaaagggAGATTTTAGAAGAGTTTCTAGAAGATCCTTTAAACGATGCTTTAAAGGATACAATTTTTCCTCAGGATCATCAAATATTCCAAGTATTGGTGGatcaaaataaagaaatagtAATTGATGAAGTGTACGATGTATATACTAAAAAGGGGATGAGTAAATTTAGAGCTGAAGTCGATGAAAAGTCACAAATGAGTGACCCACAGCTCATAAAATCTTTCTTCTTGCAAAAATTTACATTCCTAAGTCCCAGTCAAATTGACAATCTTGACACCGTTAAAGAATCAGCAGAAATAGTTTCAGAAGTTGTAATCACTCCTAAAATTACAGCTGACAAAAACGAGTCAGatgttaaatattataacAAAGATGTAACTATCACAAGTAAAATTGTTTTAGATGATCCAGGTTTCAAAATTTGTACTGAAGAGTCTACAGCTGATAAGAGTGAAGAAATTTCACAACTTGaatttcagaaaaatgaaaaaaatttacttgatcaCTTGGAATGTAATCCTGAAACCCCGATTCATATTATACCAGAGTATAATATTGAGAAGAATATAGAGAGTAAACCTAAGGTTGAAGATAATGTAGAAGAAAGTGAAGTGAAGCCACCAGAAGAAACACTTTCATCAAATTCatgttcaattaaaataatccaATACAGTCGTGAGTTTCTTATAAGACTTAGAAATTCTCCTTACAGTAAAATCCGGCCATCAAATTTACCTGACATGGAAGTTATCAATCATAAATCAAactatgaaataaattatagcactCCAGTAAATTTACGGGCTTTTCCAGAGCCATCATTTAAAGTTCCTGAATACTTTAATCCCTTTTCTTTTAggcaattttcttcaaaaacgATCTTACCTTCAAGAGCTAATACTCcagaaataaaagtaaagtccTCTGAACCACCaatgatatattttaaattgtcaCAGCCTGAAGATGTAGCGTtacgtaaaataaaaaatgcatggaagCCTTCTTTtacgaaaaataattcatcagaaGCAGGAGACCGAGAAAATTCAGAGTCGGTTTATAAAAAAGTCCGAAGCGTGTTAAATAAACTAACACCCGAAAAGTTTGCGAAACTTGTCGgacaaataaaagatataGAAATAGAAAACGAGGAGgcattacaaaaaattattgacttggTATTTAATAAGGCTATTGCTGAACCAAATTTTGCCGTAGGCTACGCTTCAATGTGTAACGAACTtagtcatttaaaaattcgtaATTCAAAtatgaatgataaaaaaaatttcaggcaATTTCTTATTGATCGGTGTCAAGCTGAATTTGAAAAAGCTGCTTTTGACGAAGCTATTAAACAACAAAAattagaagaaataaaacgGTGTACTGATCCTgaagagaagaaaaaattacaattaagtCTTGAAGAGTACGATTATCAGATCAGAAAAAGATCAGTTGggattgttaaatttattggggagttatttaaaaacaaaatgttGACTCAAAATATTATGCAAAAGTGTATGAGTCAACTTTTGAGCACTCCAGATGAAGAAAGATTGGAATGTTTGTGTAAATTGTTGACGACTATTGGGAAGTTATTTGAGGAAAAAATTAGTTtggaaatttatataaaacagttgaaaaatttagcgAAACAAAACACGGAGTATAAAATCAGCTCGAGAATCAGATTTATGATTCAAGATGTTGTTGAGTTGAGACTCAACAACTGGGTGTCTCGTCGTAGTGACTCTAATCCAACAACTATGGATCAATTGCAGAGAGATGTTGAACAGGAAGAGCGTAAAAACAGGAACGATCGTACACCTTATCAAAACCGTCAGCAAAATGATCGAATCACTCCTCAAAGTACTAGCCGCAATGAAGACCTTTTTACCCCAAAAGAGACTTACAGTAATAGGCAAAGAGGTTATTTGAACAGTGGAAGACGGAATAGTCGAGCTAGTTCAAGGCCTGAGAGTGAAAGACGCAGTCCGTCTAAGCCAAGAACTGGAATTAATTTGTCAATAAAACCTCAACTGGAAGATACTAATGTTCTGGGGAATAGAAACGCTTATATATGGAACAAAACGCCGGCAATGCACACGCCCACGGAGACTTACAACCCATACAGTTTGTTGGACACGCCTAACTTGACGGTGGATAGAGATAGACTGTCTGTTAATATTACGGGGACACGCTCGGCTGGTCCGAAAGAATATCGCAGTAATTCGTCTTGGAGAGGACGTTCTTCGTATAGTAGTACTCATAGTCAATCCAGCTCTTTAAAACGAGAATCGTTGTCAATAAAAACGATTTCGCCTAGCATACAaagtactaaaaatttatttcagccGGAGTTTAAGTCACAAAGTAGTCTGCCATTCGTATCTTCGTCTAAATCGAGCAGTAATAGCAGTAATGTTAGTAATAAGCTCCAAAAAACTGGAAGAGAAGAAGAGGCAAAAGATTATTCTAAAGTCTTTAATGATATTTTGGACTGCTGCTATAATTCTACTGATGCTGCATTCATTAaa gatatTGAAGATGTCTTAAATGAATTAGAAACTTCTGCATTTGCGCGCTTTCTCCAAGAAACAACTTTGAGAGTTTTTGAAGACTCCTGTTCAAAAGTTCTTACAAGATATTCATTAATGCTGTCTCATATGataaagattaaatttatttctttcttaTTGTTCCAAACAGA gtaccaaaaattacttgaaacAGTTGATGATATGATATTAGATATTCCTCACTGTTTGACCCATATTTCACAACTTCTATTAGAAATGTTGATATCTGGCCTTCACCCGTTTGCTGAATTGAAGCAAACGTTGTCTTctctgaaaaataaagaacATAGAAGAAAGATTTTGGGGGAattgttgtcgcttttgagAAATAGTCAAGGGTCCGAATGGTTAGTGGACAAATGGAGTAAAAGCGAATTACTGTGGACTGATTTTGTTGATCTCAACGGAGAACAGCTTGATggatttataaatatgtacaAGTTGGATTGTCTTGTGGATGTTTGTAATAATCCTGAAAGAATTATTTCATCGACAGAATTGAGTTTGACCGAAATTCAGAATCATTTAGTCGGGGTTTTATCAATAGATGATTTTGACAATGTTGTTTCTTGGATatct GTAAATGTTGGTGCGAGATCCAAACATCCTCAATTTGTAAGAAATCTTGTTACAtctattttaagaatttctattg aacaaaacGGAGAGTCGTGGAAACTAAATGAagaaatgtttaataaattattaaaatatatccaACGTTATGTAGatgcaaattttcaattggaGCTTCAATGTTTGTATGCGATTCAGGCATATATTCATGAACTACAGCATCCGCaag GAGTCCTAGCTCGTATCGTCAGTATTTTATGCACTGAATCAATCATAGCAGATGAGACATTTTTAGCGTGGCGAGAAAGTACAGAAGAAACCGAAGTTCAAGGTCGCGGAACTGTCATATCAGCCCTTCGGTCGTTTTTCGAGAATCTTTCGTTACTTCTAGAAAGCGATAAATTAGGCGATAAAACTTGA